The following nucleotide sequence is from Candidatus Delongbacteria bacterium.
AGGCCCGCGAGCCGCGCGTGGACCTGGAGCCGCGCGATCCCTCCGAACGGGCCATCGAGCTGCCCCATCCCGGTCCTTCCGTGGATGCCCAGGTCCACCGCAACATGACCGTGGAAAAAGTGCGGGCCGCCATCGACCAGCTGCCGGACGAATTCCGGGAAGTCATTCTGCTGCGCGAGATTGAGGAACTTTCCTACGAGGAAATCGTTGAGATGCTCCATGTGCCCCTGGGCACCGTGAAAAGCCGGATCAACCGCGCCCGCGGCCGGCTGCAAACCCTGTTGTCCCAGCAGATCAAGGACGAGCGCCCATGATTCCTTGCCAGACGGTTTCGAACGAAGCGTGGGACTGGCTCCTGCAAGCTTCCGCGCATCCCCTGGACGCCGAGCTGCGCGACCACCTGGCCGGGTGCGCCGCCTGCAGCCTGCAGGTCGAGGAGATCGGCCGGCTGCGTGCCGGGCTGGGCTCCCTGGCGGAGGTGGCGCCGACGGGCTTCGAGGGATCCTTGCAGCAGCGCCTGGAGCACCTGCGGACGACGGGCGTGGATCCCCAGGCCGGCCGCTTCGAGGAGGATCCCTTCCTGGCCGAGGCCGCCCCGCCGGAGGCCCTGCTGGTGGAGCGCCGGTCGCCGCTCTGGTGGCGGCCGCTGGCCCTGGTGGCCACGGGCGCCGCGGCCGTGCTGGTGCTGGGCCTGGTGACCCGCTGGTCGGGCCAGTCCCCCGCCGGCCTGCCGGTGGAAAGTGCGGCCCGCTTGGCGGAACCGACACCCGTGGTGGACTCGCTGCTCGCGCCCGGTGTCGATCCGGCAGCGGACCCGGCCCAAACGGGCCTGCTGGCCGAACGG
It contains:
- a CDS encoding sigma-70 family RNA polymerase sigma factor; this translates as MQNPVNPLAPLTDEEVMLRFQEEDPLAFDELVRRYKDRLYTFIQQMVRNPPLAQDILQESFIRLWRHKMKYRNIARFSTWLFTIAANLVRSEMRRQAREPRVDLEPRDPSERAIELPHPGPSVDAQVHRNMTVEKVRAAIDQLPDEFREVILLREIEELSYEEIVEMLHVPLGTVKSRINRARGRLQTLLSQQIKDERP